CCGGCCCCTCCGCCATGATGCGGACGAGCGACTCGGTACCCGACGGCCGTACGAGCACGCGTCCGCGACCGACCAATTCGCGCTCCGCCGCGCGGATCGCTTCCGCCACCGCCGCGTTTTCGTAAAGCCGGTTTTTGTCTCGGACACGAACGTTGACGAGCACTTGCGGATATTTTCGCATGACCGACCTCAACTCGGAAAGCGGCTTACCGGACCGGACGACCGTCCGCACGACCTGCAGTGCGGTCAACAAGCCGTCGCCCGTCGTCGCGTAGTCGAGCAGAATGATGTGGCCGGATTGCTCCCCGCCGAGACTGTAACCGCCGCGCCGCATTTCTTCCATGACGTACCGGTCGCCGACCGCGGTCTGCACCGTGCGGAACCCGAGCGATTCGGCCGCCTTGAAAAAGCCGAAATTGCTCATCACCGTGGCCACGATCGTGTCGTTCACCAATTTACCGCATCGGCGAAGTTCAATTGCCAGCATCAACAGCAACGCGTCGCCGTCGACTTCCTCGCCCGTGCCGTCGACGGCGATCAGCCGGTCGGCGTCCCCGTCGAACGCCAGCCCGAAATCCGCCCCGCTCTCCAGCACGACACGCTTCAGATGCGCAATATGCGTCGAACCGCATCCTGCGTTAATGTTCAGCCCGTCCGGTTCGGCCGCCGACACGACGACTTCCGCTCCGAGCTCGCGAAAAAGCCGCGGCGCCAGCTCATACGCCGCGCCGTTGGCGCAGTCCAGGGCAATTTTCAATCCGTCGAACCGGACATCGACCGTCGACTTCAAATAATCCGCGTATCGCCGTTTCGCCTCCGCGTCGTCGCGGACGACGCCGATTGATCCGCCTTCCGGCCGCGGCAACGCGTCGACCGGTTGGTCGAGCAGCCGCTCGATGGCGAGCTCCGTTTCGTCCGACAGTTTGAACCCGTCCGGACCGAAAAACTTGATGCCGTTATCTCTTACCGGATTATGCGAGGCGGAAATCATGACGCCGGCGTCGGCACCAAGCGCCTTCGTCAAAAACGCGACGCCCGGCGTCGTCACCACACCGAGCCGGACGACGTCCACGCCGATGGACGACAAACCGGCGACGATCGCCGCCTCCAGCATCGGCCCGGAGACGCGGGTATCCCGTCCGATGACCACAGTCGGTCGTCGTTTGCCGCAGGCACCGGCCCCAAATTCCGTGCCGTTACCGCCGGCCAACACGTAACCGCCGCAGCGGCCGAGCCGAAACGCCAGCTCTGGCGTCAACTCGCGGTTGGCGACGCCGCGAACGCCATCGGTTCCGAAATATTTTCCCACTTTTCCTTCCTCCCCTCTTTTCTACGACCGAACAACCCCACCGCTTGCAGGCGCCGTCCGGTCTGCTGATTCCTTATGCCGCGGGTGATCCCGACGGTCGCGACCCTTGCGCAGGAGAAGGCGAACCGCTGCCGCCGCGTTTCTCTGCAATTTCGACGCGGACGATCGTCTCCGGCCCGATTCGCTCGATTAACGGCGGCAAGTAAAACCGAACGGCGACCTCGTGGACGCCGGGAGGTAAATTGCTGACGTCGACGACCGCCTGCACGTCCTCGGGACGCAGCCGCTCCAGCAGCGCCGGAGCTCCTTCCGCCCGCACGGAGACGAAACCTCCGGCCGGCTCCACGATGCGCGTATCATAATCGCGGTTTTGTCCGGAAACAAGCAGCGGAATGCCGCCGATCGTCCGCTCGACGGCGGCGACGATGTCGACGGCGACTGTCAGCCGGTCCGGTTCGATTCGTTCGACGCCTTCCGGCGCCGGCAGTTCGACCGTCACCTTGCCGCCGCCCGTCATACCCGACAGATCGAGCGCGGGAACCGCATAAAACTCGATCGCCTCCAGCCGCCGCTCAGGCCCGAACAGCGTCACCTCGCGGACATCCGGTACGACGGAAGCGACCGCATATCCGTCGGGAGGCGCCCGGCCGATGTCGACGCGCACCGGCACGTTTTTAAACGGCAACGTCACTGGAACCTCGACGGAGACGACCTGCGGCGCAATCTCCGCGTCGACAGCGCGCCCGCTCCGGTCGTACGCGGTCAGCCGAACATCTTTTTTGACTGCGCGATCGGCCCCTTCGACACTGATTTCACCTTGTACGACGTCGATCTCGGCGAGACGGCTATCCGGAGCCGTCACCAGCACCCGTTCCGGCGAAACGACCGGATCGCCGATGCGATAACCGTCGGCCGGTACGCCGCGAACCGCAACGCGGACGGGCACTTCTTTGCTTTTTTTCTCTTCCAGAACGATCCTCACGCTTGCCGGCTCGACCGCGACGCGGACCCCGCCGGGAACGCCCTCGACGCGTGGAGCGACCGTATGTTCGCCCGCTCCGGCGTTTCTTAAATCGACGACGACCCGGTAAGCGGTCAGACCGGTTCTGCCGTCGATGCGGAGCGTCACCTCGGACGGCGACATTTCGCGGATCGCATAGCGGCTTTCGTCATAGAGCGGCACGACGCGCACGTTATAAATCACCTGCGACACCGGCAAAACGACGCCT
Above is a genomic segment from Candidatus Reconcilbacillus cellulovorans containing:
- a CDS encoding phosphoglucosamine mutase, producing the protein MGKYFGTDGVRGVANRELTPELAFRLGRCGGYVLAGGNGTEFGAGACGKRRPTVVIGRDTRVSGPMLEAAIVAGLSSIGVDVVRLGVVTTPGVAFLTKALGADAGVMISASHNPVRDNGIKFFGPDGFKLSDETELAIERLLDQPVDALPRPEGGSIGVVRDDAEAKRRYADYLKSTVDVRFDGLKIALDCANGAAYELAPRLFRELGAEVVVSAAEPDGLNINAGCGSTHIAHLKRVVLESGADFGLAFDGDADRLIAVDGTGEEVDGDALLLMLAIELRRCGKLVNDTIVATVMSNFGFFKAAESLGFRTVQTAVGDRYVMEEMRRGGYSLGGEQSGHIILLDYATTGDGLLTALQVVRTVVRSGKPLSELRSVMRKYPQVLVNVRVRDKNRLYENAAVAEAIRAAERELVGRGRVLVRPSGTESLVRIMAEGPDEGEVRRIAGCLAKVIERELA